The following proteins are encoded in a genomic region of Chaetodon auriga isolate fChaAug3 chromosome 8, fChaAug3.hap1, whole genome shotgun sequence:
- the LOC143324907 gene encoding uncharacterized protein LOC143324907, with protein MLSLKAFLNERLTAAAEEIFGAVEKTIAEYKEEISRSKDLEISRLRMQLKLLKSEPRLDRCLGAQLQQHTQHHHHHPPPPPPPLQQQHHQSVPAAEAPESQQCEEDGSMEQEHPEPSQVKKEQQRSARDFWLGHDAEQLESLESDIKDFISSPSSLRSSLQDPTLPFHPNHHHHHHHIGEESKEKPYCCSVCEKRFSNCSHLAAHIRTHTGERPYRCEICRKTFITTSALNRHQTIHTEGKHFVCNYCGKSFKWMESLGRHMRSVHKRENMPV; from the exons ATGCTTTCACTGAAAGCTTTTCTCAACGAGAGACTGACGGCCGCGGCGGAGGAGATATTTGGAGCTGTTGAGAAGACAATAGCCGAGTACAAAGAGGAGATTTCTCGTTCAAAAGATCTGGAAATCAGTCGTCTCAGGATGCAGCTGAAGCTTCTCAAGTCAG AGCCCCGGTTGGATAGATGCCTTGGagcccagctgcagcagcacacccagcaccaccatcaccatcctcctcctcctcctcctccacttcagcagcagcaccatcagTCGGTCCCTGCAGCGGAGGCTCCTGAGTCCCAGCAGTGTGAAGAGGATGGCAGCATGGAGCAGGAGCACCCTGAGCCCTCACAGGtgaagaaggagcagcagaggagcgcCAGGGATTTCTGGCTGGGTCACGACGCGGAGCAGCTGGAAAGCCTCGAATCAGACATCAAAGACTTCATCTCATCTCCCTCCAGTCTGAGAAGCAGTCTGCAGGACCCCACCTTACCCTTCCaccccaaccaccaccaccaccaccaccacatcgGCGAGGAGAGCAAGGAGAAGCCCTACTGCTGCTCCGTGTGCGAAAAGCGCTTCAGTAACTGCTCCCACCTCGCAGCTCACATCAGGACGCACACAGGCGAAAGGCCTTACCGATGCGAAATATGCAGGAAGACTTTTATCACAACGAGCGCTCTGAACAGACACCAGACGATCCACACGGAGGGGAAACACTTTGTGTGCAATTACTGTGGGAAATCCTTCAAATGGATGGAGTCTCTTGGCAGGCACATGAGAAGTGTGCATAAGAGAGAGAATATGCCAGTATGA